The DNA sequence TTTTCTTCCTCGTCCTATAATGATGGAATGACCAAGCATGTTAGACCAAAAATTGTTACAAACCAAAGAATATAGTGATAAAAAAGAATAGAGAAAATGAGGGCATGTGATTTGTATGTTATTTGCAATGAAAAGGAACTATAATAGGAGGAAACCTCTAATTGCCCATAGCATAACTCCTATAACAAAAAATCAGATAATCACATAATGTCCCTTCTCTTTTGCCTCATCAGATTAAGTAACAAAAAATGTTGTCTCACTCTAACAACCTTTCCACTTGCTCATACCACCTCAAATTCCCCCATCTCACTTCTTTCTTTTGCGAGATAAACCTTCCGTACATCAGGTGTCATATGCCCCTCATGGACCTATGGCTCTTTCAGCTCTTAAACTTGTTGGACTCCAAGAAATTATGTTAGAGGACATTAAGCCTAACAATATGGTATATCATctctaatatatatttatcaattacATAATCACCAAGGGATACAGCTTAACATAGCACATCTTGTTTCCGATATATTATTTGATTACATTAATTTGATATGAACTAATATGATAAAGATATCATATAAATGACTAAAAGATAAGaccacataaatatatataataacatgcTTATACTACTAGGACTTTAACTTATTCTCACTACCTTTTTACCtttcattcattattttattgacTTATTAACTTGAACATCGAAACATTATTCATATGTCGACCTTTAATCGGTGTTGTGCTTAACCTTTGTTACGATTCACATCTCGGCTTGTACATCAAGAGATCAATGATCTAAATTTCACAAGGAACTTGGCTCAAACATTACTCGGTAGAACTTTTCTTCACCACACCAAGAGTCTTTGTTCTTGAGATAATCTTATCAATGGCATACTCACACCACCATTATGATTATTTTGTCTAACTTCTATTAATTGATTAATGTAAATTagattataattgattaaaattatgatCTTCATACAATATTACAGTAATATTAGTGTTATTGGATTATTGCTATGTTCCATCAAATGCCCTGATTTTATCAATATGGAATCCGTCACGATTTGGAAGATATTATCCCATGAAACTGATTGATTATGTGATGTTTTGAATGTTCCGAGCTTCATCACAACATTTTAGAGTATGCAACTTCAATCATGTGCACTATTAATGACATGAATCTTATGTTTTTGAAAGAACCTCAAGGTGTAGTTGGATAGAGTATTCTAATaaagcaattcattttttttggagaatttaaatttttttgtaatgaaatgctttgtttgaaaagagaaattaaaaaatatttaaaatataaatattttttaaagtatttcaattagttaaattattagaaatttaaatacCCTTAAAATAagtagaatttgaaaaaaaaattctctttcACGACCTTACACTCTGAACTAATACTTAAGTTGACTAATacgttttaaatttaatttaaaatttttatacattaaaataaagacttaattatgttttaagtctCTCTTCAAATTGGTGTCCCCAATAAATTGTTGTGGTCtcttcttcaaatttaaaacttttcaattgaatccCTACTCTTAAGTGTGTGTGTTAACTTTATGATGTGACAGTTATCTTGCACTCTCATTTTTCATAAATGTTGCAGATATTATCTATTACAAAAGACAGTTATGACTTGATCTTTTCCTATATTGATtacatttaaagaaaataatttttaaatttacaaaaatgttgcaaaaaaaattataaaatataaaacatgtaactggaaaattataaaaaaaaaattaaaaatataaaattacaaaaattaacaaattataaaatatataattccataattccataattacaaaattacaaaatatataaatatatattttattttataattttataatttataatcttataatattataatcttattaatcttataatcttataattacaaagaaataaaaattatattcatatatttgtatattttataattttgtaattatgaaattatatattttttataatatttgaatttgttaattgttgtaattttatatattttaatttttaatttaataatttttttataattttataattatgttttatttttttgtaaatttgtatttttgtattttttgtatttttaaatttattattttcattaaatttaaaaatattttttgttaaatgcaTTAGATATTCAGAAAAAATCTTGTCTTTCAGGTCtcttgtaacaaaaaatttgacgACAATTATGGAAAGTAAAAGTGTAAGTGTTACAGTTGAAATTAAAACAGACAAATATATGTTTGAGGGCTTGTTGAGTCCTTCCACTATTcctgatatttatataaaatgataaaggaGATACAAGAAAGTTGAAACATTAAAGGCTACAACTAGGTGCTAGGTCTAGAGGTTATTCAACACTCAACCTCCTAGCTTACACATAATGATTGTCTAGATATACTAATTATTTCTACAGTTACATCACAAAGTTAAGTGTCACACTTAACTTAATTAACTTAACTGTAGgatctcaattaaaaaaatttaaaaattttaaggatTTAATAGAATATAGAAATTTATTAGAGACTCAATTGTAAGTTTCAATATTTATCAGTCAAAACATAATTatgcttaaaataaatattgtttaaattaaattttatttcacaagaaattcaattgaattattttatccaaacatgaaattgaaatgtaagttattttaatttctttatccaaacaagttatttagaaaatgaagggaatttaattgcaagcaattcaaatacaatggatttcaatttttcagcattgttgaaatgctttaTCCAAACACAATGTCAATGAATGTGAGAAATTACTGAAAAATTAAGgatgatattgttattataatatttctatttaGATCTTTATCGAATTCAACATCAAATTGGCTGTATCGAATCCTATCATTTCAATGTAATTTCTATAGTATCGATGTTGCAACCATACCCACACTTATGTGGGCGCAACCACAACTTTGTGGGTGAACTTTTAATGTACTTTTCTTTTTAGGTAATGATATGttgacaaacaaaattttaacaaagtttGACAAAGTATTTTTTTAGGTAAAAAATGTACTACTTTATTACggtattttgattaaaaataaaaaattaatctatttaattctatttatagaaaatttgtcaaagtttgtcgataaataattttcctttcttttttttttatcataccTTGCACAACCATGTGAGTGTAGCCACATTTCTATAATCAACCTTACCTTTAACTTCTCATATAATTATCTATACTTTTGCTTATGATGAAATGTTACTTATAGAGAAtactaaaactaattttatattcataatcaCATTAACAAACACAATTTAAGTTCAAACATAATAGGTAATTGAACTAATTCATTTTAGTAAAAGTGATTTTATCATAGGATAATTAGTTGTCTTATGACATAAGTGGATCACTAAGGTAAAACTTACTATCATTGAACTTGTTATGAATCGAAGGAGAAAAATAAACGCGAAGATACTAAAAAAGTAAGTCACAAGTCAACTACATAAAAAACATGATACAACATAGGCTTTTCTACCTTATATATTGATCATCTAGTTTATGTGTATACAAGGACTCCAACTCATTTGAacatcaatataaaatattaataataatggtacaaaattaaaaaaaaagtaaataatggAAAAAAGTCTATCAATATATCATTATTGTATACTGATTAAATAAGTctatcaatatatttaattatccaAATAACTTCGTCCAttcataaaaatacattatatatgaTTACAAAATAACGACTTGTCTAGTAtgtacataaacataataatacatCAACTTAATTACTATTACATATTCTACTAtacacaaatatatttataattatatatttcacatatatttcaataatcttcattaaatatttaattctttttttatattattaacccTTTTATTCCAACTAGCGTAAACACAAATGATATTGCgtctgtgtgtacgcattttttaaatatgaatgatattatattagtagatgataatagtgtaatgttattaagttaatatataaaataaatttacatttattaaaagtaaaatgaaatgaatagagaagataattgttgataaataaaaaaaagtaaaaagataaacagttttatagaaaataggtaaaagtaaccattaattttaaaaatagttacttttattataaagaatataattagtattataaaatgtagataaaaaagaaaatatctttatatattattataaatattataattacaaattataaataatcataatacattattgaaataaatattttattcaaatattatattatttgttttctaatcaaaatattaaatattagaaaaaaacaacCAACCCGAACGCGGGTCTCGAACTAGTTTAACAATAAACTTAAGAACAATTTAACGTCACTTTCATTCCATGTAAAGTTAATTTAGCAAACAGAAAGATTAAGCAAAGGTATCGAGCACTATGCAGATCAGAGATCTCgtttgtaataaaatttaaaagtttagaaaaaggtAAACCAtgaatttgtaataaaatttaaaagaaattacaacTGAGCAAAGAATACGGTTAATTTAAATacggaagaaaaaaaaaattatggtgaGAGAGGCATTCACGTAGGAGTTGGCACCATCGattgaaatatagaaaaagtGGCATCCATGGCGAGAGCAGAGTACCTTCAATTCCACGCTTTCTGATGAGTGTTCGTGTTCGTGTTCGTGTTCCATCCCTATAACAACACGCTGCATTCATTCGCACTGTGCATTAGAAAaggcagaaaaaaaaatcgtgtgaaaaaaaaaaaggagaaagaaagttGTGTTTGGCAGTTACACAAAACATCGTTGGTCAAAAACACGCGGTAGCGTTGCGTTTTGTTTTTAACCGTAAGATGAAACAGCTTCACAAGCAACCCAGTCTGAATCACAGAAGGGAGGAAGAGATGACGAGCAGCGAGGCCTCACCCTACTCCCCCAAATCCATCAAGCACACCAGATCGCTCCCCAGATCCATCAACTACCTCCTCAGAGAGCAGCGTCTTCTCTTCATCCTCGTCGGGATTCTCATCGGCTCCACGTTTTTCATCATCCAGCCCACGCTCTCCCGCATAGGCCCACCCGAGTCCCACAACTTCCTCCCCCGCTCTGGCCTCACTCGATTATCCGGCTCCCACACGGGCCGGGTCCCCGTCGGGATCACTGGCCGAAGACCGCGGATCGTCGTCACCGGCGGCGCGGGCTTCGTCGGGAGCCACCTCGTCGACAAGCTCATAGCGCGTGGGGACGACGTCATCGTCATTGACAATTTCTTCACCGGGAGAAAGGAGAACCTGGTCCACCTCTTCGGCAACCCTAGGTTCGAGCTAATTCGCCATGACGTCGTTGAACCGATTCTCCTCGAGGTGGATCAGATCTACCACCTCGCGTGTCCCGCTTCGCCGGTGCATTACAAGTACAACCCTGTCAAGACCATCATATCCTTCTAATTTCTGACTGACTCCCAGTTTTTTTCAACTCTCTTTTAAATATTGCTTTACTTGAATTTTGTGATCCTTAATTGTTGGTTTACAAGACGAATGTGATGGGGACGCTTAACATGTTGGGCCTTGCGAAGAGAATTGGGGCTAGGTTTCTGCTTACTAGCACCAGTGAGGTCTACGGTGATCCGCTGGAGCATCCTCAGAAGGAGACTTACTGGGGAAATGTCAATCCAATAGGTGAGTGAGTGAGCGAGTGAGTGAATACACCAAGCTTTTATGTTTTGACATAATCTTTCAATTTTGTGGTTTCCTTTGGCGAATTTAGGTGAGAGGAGTTGTTACGATGAAGGGAAGCGGACTGCGGAGACTTTGGCCATGGATTATCATCGAGGTGCTGGCGTTGAGGTAGGTTATGTGTTTGTTGAATTCATTGAGtagtttgaattatttattttttatgtgttatcTATGTTGTTGGATGATAAGTTTAGTGTGATGTATTATATTTGTATTGTATGATGTGTTGTTTTAACTTGAGAACAGGATTACATGTGGTTTTTCTTCccttcattatttttcttttattaattttacttgtcatgttaaattatttagaTTGTTTGTTTGCTAGTCTTACACACTGGAAATTGTATCATACTGTAGTGTTCAGCCCTGGCATTACTGAACATATTATTTTCCGcccatgtatatatatatatatatatatatatatatatatatatatatatatatatatatatatatatatatatatattattttctgtaACCATTTCTAATCAGAAGTGTAACATGCACACGTGTATCAGTAGCTAAATGCTGAAGATTCAGTTTTCATCTCTTATCAGAGAGCAGCTGACTGTCTGAATGTTTGCTAGGAAATCCACTTCTAATTTCATTCATAGAGGAAGCATTAACAAAACTTGTGGACGATTATTAGAGAAATAAAGACCCTGGATAGTCTCCTTTTTGCTGATAAATAATTAGTGAAGTTCCtagaataaatgaataaattgatattttttctttgtcgAGAACTTATTTGCAAAAATCAGGCATATATAATGTGATATCTCTAGCTGGAAGTGACGGCAGCTTCCATGAGAAAGGAGAAAAAGTTCTTCTTATAGGATGTGTTGGTTAATACATATTCCACTCTGCTAATGTTGGATTTTTCAACTAAATAGGATTAAGAATCTGAAATAGGTATTTGCTGCTACATTTTTCAACCGAGTACCTATCTATGTTTTGGGTCATTCGTCCTTTGCTTAAGCacctgttttattttttgttgctaCATCTCTTACCTATTTATTTAGAACTCATTGAAAGCAGGTGCATTTAATTTTTCTGTTGCGGTGGTATATCCTGAATGTTCTTTCAACTAGTATTggcaaattttaattttggatataAACCAGATGGTCAGCCTAGGTTTGACAGGTAGATATGCTGTTAGTTATGACATCAATTTTATGTTCTACTATAAACCAGGACATAACATGTTTATTCAGGCTAATTGGTACAATATGATTCTCTGTAGCTCAGTAGAGCAGCAGCTGCCTGCTGTAGGAAAGTTTAGCATCTTTGCATTGCACAAATTTGGCCCAAATTTGCAGCTGAATAGCAGCCCACCAAATAGTGGAGGATGGCACAACTATTCCCCGTCCAATTCTTAACCTGGGATGTTGATGTTTGtggtaaattttgttaaaagattACGAAATAGGTTTGTTTCTTAAAAATTAGGAGTATCAGTAAATTGTGTTTTGAAACTCGAGTTCTAATTGAGGAAGTTATGTCTTGGATGCAACTTACCTGTTTTGCAACTTACCTGTtttggtaattattttttaaatttggtccgttcagtcaattttttatttacccaaaaatgtaaaaatccttgtaaaccttttttatttgtttaactGTTTACTTTTCTGCACAACTTTCCCAAGAACAGCTATGTAAGCAAGTAAGTAGAggttttgaacaaaaatagattCAGACAAATTCTTTTGTGTGTGTGCAAGTGCACGTATTAAAACAAACCTTTTGGTTGCTGGCAATATGTATTCCATGAAATCTTTTTAAGATTGATCACGTGTCGTTTATATGTAGGTTCTGAAAGACTTTTAATTCAATGCATGACTTTATATGcgtaacaaattttttattcagagaaaattattatttaatcctATACAAGAGAAATTTAAACTACCTAtgttaaattcttcaaattacATGTTATGGAGACTGATCTGGTTTTATGTTTTACAGGTTCGTATTGCTCGAATTTTCAATACATATGGACCTCGGATGTGTTTGGATGATGGTCGTGTTGTTAGCAATTTTGTTGCACAGGTCagactttcttttctttattttcaaattattttgatgttattttcttatactattcattttcatttatttgttaatttattttttcaggcTATCCGTAAGCAACCATTGACTGTATATGGTGATGGGAAGCAAACAAGAAGTTTCCAATATGTCTCTGATTTGGTATATAACTAACatgtctttttttataattattttggaaAGTATATTTCACTGAATCCCTCATCTTTGGATTATAAACAGATTTTAAATAATGAGATAAGATATAtatttgagtttttcttttacttatttttttttatctgggGTGTGTGAAACTTGTATTTTAAAACTGTAACTctgtattttgaaataaaacacTCAACTAGCTTTGTTCGACCTGATTTacttaaatgatatttttttttcttgggtgAAATCCAATATCATTCAAATAGAAATGAAATTTAAGAGAGTTATTAAGAGAATACTTGAAACAGAGAAACAGCTGATTTGGAaggttaaaagaaattattagcCATTAGTTGTAATTCGACTGACCTATTTTGTGAAAATATGTTTTCTATTGATTTAGAATAGGACAAGTTCGAATTTAAGAATGAAGGATTTGTTATGTCTGCATTTTGATGTGAATTGATGAGGAATGGTaaactaaatttcttttccaaCCCACAGGTTAATGGGCTGGTGGCTTTAATGGAAGGTGAACACGTGGGACCTTTCAACCTTGGTAACCCAGGGGAGTTTACCATGTTAGAGCTTGCAGAGGTATCTTAagtcttcttttcttccttgttATGCCTTTTCCTTATTTCTGTCAGAATATGGTGTGGGGCAtctgcattttatttttattcagtCCTTAATGAATAGCCTAAGATATAGCAAATTAGTTGTGGCGTTCACAGTTTTGGTGTGGATATGGTGTGACGGTGATGTTTTTATAAACACGCAGGTTGTTAAGGAAACAATTGATTCGAGTGCTACAATAGAATACAAGCCAAACACTGCTGATGATCCACATATGAGGAAGCCAGATATTAGCAAAGCGAAGGAACTGCTAAACTGGGAGCCAAAAATCCCACTTAGAGAAGGGTTGCCTCTGATGGTTAATGATTTCCGAAATCGGATTCTGAACGAAGACGAAGGTAAAGGGATGAAATAAGCACAATGCCAAAACCTGTATGTATATGGAGATTAGCATGTCTCCTGTTCATTTTTTGTTCACATATGCGGTTGTCAGCATCAACAGAAATTTCTGGTACCACCTCACTTTCTGAACAAAATATCTCTGCTCACCTTCTACATTTAATCATTTATGCTTTCTTAGCACACGattcatgtattttttaaatttgaaagattttttctttttctttttagttttcttcTCTATTGTATCGATAAAAGTTgtagtatttgatatttggatTCTGGTATCaccttttaaaagaaaatggttAATCTTTTTTCCTTTACTGCTATTAATACGGCTTCATTTATTCAAAACTGACTGTCCAACTTGCAGATGTATATAAACTGATGTTATCCCCAAGCCTTTCTACTGGAGACTGTCAAAACAATTAATCTTACTATGAATGCTCACTTATCTTTACTATTTGATCATTTATGATTGCTTAGAACACAATATATGTTTGTTATATAATAATTGTTggaataaattatcaatttagtcttttatagGTAAGAAAAATGTACTTTTTGATACTTTACAATATAAAGTTTATCATTTCTATGTATACAATCTTTTAAATCTCGTTTAGGGGTTAATAATTAATCTAAGTACAATGAAAGACTAAAAACAACGATTAAAAAAGGTTTGTGTATACGGGTTAAGAAAGATTaacactaaaattatatttattgatattatgcCTGATTTTCAGTatagaaattaaaagataaagttTTTGTATTTATAGGATTAAATAAGTAACCgataataagaataatagtTTGATATAAATGAGAGTAATGATGTGATATAAATGTATGCAACAAATCGATTGTAAAAGcaaattagtaattttattaaaaaaagtttaaatttttggtgGGAAACATTCTAATACATCAATTATAAGTAGTTATTACATATGCTTTTTGCTTACCTATTAATCTTCAAGGGTGTTTCCTCTGAAACATAATGCCAAGACAGTCCGAAAATGATAAATCACGAAAAACGAAATCAATACCATGATTATTTACAAAGAAGGTCAATTGTATAACTATTAAAGTTAATGcattaat is a window from the Vigna unguiculata cultivar IT97K-499-35 chromosome 7, ASM411807v1, whole genome shotgun sequence genome containing:
- the LOC114191612 gene encoding UDP-glucuronic acid decarboxylase 1 — its product is MKQLHKQPSLNHRREEEMTSSEASPYSPKSIKHTRSLPRSINYLLREQRLLFILVGILIGSTFFIIQPTLSRIGPPESHNFLPRSGLTRLSGSHTGRVPVGITGRRPRIVVTGGAGFVGSHLVDKLIARGDDVIVIDNFFTGRKENLVHLFGNPRFELIRHDVVEPILLEVDQIYHLACPASPVHYKYNPVKTIKTNVMGTLNMLGLAKRIGARFLLTSTSEVYGDPLEHPQKETYWGNVNPIGERSCYDEGKRTAETLAMDYHRGAGVEVRIARIFNTYGPRMCLDDGRVVSNFVAQAIRKQPLTVYGDGKQTRSFQYVSDLVNGLVALMEGEHVGPFNLGNPGEFTMLELAEVVKETIDSSATIEYKPNTADDPHMRKPDISKAKELLNWEPKIPLREGLPLMVNDFRNRILNEDEGKGMK